One Actinoplanes missouriensis 431 DNA segment encodes these proteins:
- a CDS encoding ABC transporter ATP-binding protein: MSRPLPVASSSQVRRYAREVFRHYPGMFRAAVGLNVAAALAALAGPRLLGDLVEGIEKHEPMSDLNRMVLTLAGFVLLQAILTRFAHLASARLGERVLARLREEFISRVITLPLSTVESAGSGDLLTRATRDVDALSKCVRFAVPETMIALITLVLVVVALVLVSPLFAMPLLIGAPILVAGTRWYLRRAPAGYLEQNAAYSDVTEGLTETVEGARTVEALRRGRQRVERTDADLSRAWRAERHTLFLRTVWWPIIETSYVLPLVVTLLTGGWLYLRDVVTLGQLTAAVIYVQQLVDPLDRLSAWLDELEVGAASLARLLGVTAQAAPAVTGPEPSGSRIELRGVRFAYRSDREVLHGIDLSLEPGERLAVVGVSGAGKSTLGRLLAGVHHPTAGSVTVGDVSLAALPPERLRAEVALVTQEHHIFIGTLRENVALVRPGVPEGEVRAALAAVHALEWVDALPDGMATVVGAGGLPLSPAQAQQVALARLILADPHTLVLDEATALLDPRAARDLERSLAAVVRGRTVVAIAHRLFSAHDADRVAVVEDGMITELGSHDELLAADGAYAALWRSWQGHPEKTPETQEGRAGGAPFPVY; the protein is encoded by the coding sequence GTGAGCCGCCCGCTGCCGGTGGCGAGCAGCTCCCAGGTCCGCAGGTACGCCCGTGAGGTGTTCCGGCACTACCCCGGGATGTTCCGCGCCGCGGTCGGCCTGAACGTGGCAGCGGCGCTGGCCGCCCTGGCCGGACCGCGGCTGCTCGGCGACCTGGTCGAGGGGATCGAGAAGCACGAGCCGATGTCCGACCTGAACCGGATGGTGCTCACGCTGGCCGGGTTCGTGCTGCTGCAGGCGATCCTGACCCGGTTCGCGCATCTGGCCTCGGCCCGGCTGGGTGAGCGGGTGCTGGCCCGGCTCCGCGAGGAGTTCATCAGCCGGGTGATCACGCTGCCGTTGTCCACCGTGGAGTCGGCCGGCAGCGGGGACCTGCTGACCCGGGCCACCCGGGACGTCGACGCGCTCTCCAAGTGCGTCCGGTTCGCCGTGCCGGAGACGATGATCGCGCTGATCACGCTGGTCCTCGTCGTCGTGGCGCTGGTGCTGGTCAGCCCGCTCTTCGCGATGCCGCTGCTGATCGGGGCACCGATCCTGGTGGCCGGCACCCGGTGGTATCTGCGGCGGGCGCCGGCCGGATATCTGGAGCAGAACGCCGCGTACTCGGACGTGACCGAGGGACTCACCGAGACCGTCGAGGGCGCGCGGACCGTCGAGGCGCTCCGGCGGGGACGGCAGCGGGTGGAACGTACCGACGCCGACCTCTCCCGGGCCTGGCGCGCCGAGCGGCACACGCTCTTCCTGCGGACCGTCTGGTGGCCGATCATCGAGACCAGTTACGTGCTGCCGCTCGTGGTCACGCTGCTCACCGGCGGCTGGCTCTACCTGCGTGACGTGGTGACACTGGGGCAGCTCACCGCGGCGGTGATCTACGTGCAGCAGCTGGTCGACCCGCTCGACCGGCTCTCCGCCTGGCTCGACGAGCTGGAGGTCGGCGCCGCGTCACTCGCCCGACTGCTCGGCGTGACCGCGCAGGCGGCGCCGGCGGTCACCGGGCCGGAGCCGTCCGGGAGCCGGATCGAGCTGCGCGGGGTGCGGTTCGCCTACCGGTCCGACCGTGAGGTGCTGCACGGTATCGACCTCAGCCTGGAGCCCGGTGAGCGGCTCGCGGTGGTGGGCGTCTCCGGCGCCGGCAAGTCGACCCTGGGCCGGCTGCTGGCCGGCGTGCACCACCCGACCGCCGGCAGTGTCACGGTGGGTGACGTGTCGCTGGCGGCGCTGCCGCCGGAACGGCTGCGCGCCGAGGTCGCGCTGGTGACCCAGGAACACCACATCTTCATCGGCACGCTGCGGGAGAACGTCGCGCTGGTGCGCCCCGGCGTCCCGGAGGGCGAGGTACGGGCGGCGCTCGCCGCCGTGCACGCCCTGGAGTGGGTCGACGCCCTGCCGGACGGCATGGCGACGGTGGTCGGCGCCGGCGGGTTGCCGCTGTCTCCGGCGCAGGCCCAGCAGGTCGCGCTCGCCCGGCTGATCCTGGCCGACCCGCACACGCTGGTGCTCGACGAGGCGACCGCGCTGCTCGACCCGCGGGCGGCCCGCGATCTGGAGCGGAGCCTCGCGGCCGTGGTGCGCGGGCGGACCGTGGTGGCGATCGCGCACCGGCTCTTCTCGGCGCACGACGCGGACCGGGTCGCGGTCGTGGAGGACGGGATGATCACCGAACTGGGGTCGCACGACGAGCTGCTGGCGGCGGACGGGGCGTACGCGGCGCTGTGGCGCTCCTGGCAGGGCCACCCGGAGAAGACCCCGGAAACGCAGGAAGGGCGCGCCGGTGGCGCGCCCTTCCCGGTGTACTGA
- the groL gene encoding chaperonin GroEL (60 kDa chaperone family; promotes refolding of misfolded polypeptides especially under stressful conditions; forms two stacked rings of heptamers to form a barrel-shaped 14mer; ends can be capped by GroES; misfolded proteins enter the barrel where they are refolded when GroES binds): protein MAKILSFSDDARHLLEHGVNTLADTVKVTLGPRGRNVVLDKKFGAPTITNDGVTIAKEIELTDPYENLGAQLVKEVATKTNDVAGDGTTTATVLAQALVREGLRNVTAGANPIGLKRGMDKASEVVSKALLAKAVEVADHKAIANVATISAQDATIGELIAEAMDRVGRDGVITVEEGSAMLTELEVTEGLQFDKGFISPNFVTDAESQEVVLEDAFILLTTQKISSIEELLPLLEKVLQAGKPLLIVAEDVEGQALSTLVVNALRKTIKVAAVKAPGFGDRRKAILQDLAIATGGELIAPELGYKLDQVGIESLGSARRIVVDKENTTIVDGGGNKADVTDRVAQIRKEIEASDSDWDREKLQERLAKLGGGIAVIKVGAATEVEMKERKHRIEDAIAATKAAVEEGTVPGGGAALAQVSKELEDNLGLTGEEAIGVSIVRKALVEPLRWIAQNAGHDGYVVVGKVGELGWGHGLNAATDEYVDLAAAGIIDPVKVTRNAVSNAVSIAALLLTTESLVVEKPAEAAPAAAGGGHGHSHGGHGHQHGPGF, encoded by the coding sequence ATGGCGAAGATTCTCAGCTTCTCTGACGACGCCCGGCACCTGCTGGAGCACGGGGTCAACACGCTCGCCGACACGGTCAAGGTCACCCTCGGGCCGCGCGGTCGCAACGTCGTCCTGGACAAGAAGTTCGGCGCTCCCACGATCACCAACGATGGTGTGACCATCGCCAAGGAGATCGAGCTCACCGACCCGTACGAAAACCTTGGCGCGCAGCTCGTCAAGGAGGTGGCGACCAAGACCAACGACGTCGCCGGCGACGGGACCACCACCGCGACCGTGCTCGCGCAGGCGCTGGTCCGTGAGGGCCTGCGCAACGTGACCGCGGGCGCCAACCCGATCGGCCTCAAGCGGGGCATGGACAAGGCCAGCGAGGTCGTGTCCAAGGCGCTGCTGGCGAAGGCCGTCGAGGTCGCCGACCACAAGGCGATCGCGAACGTGGCCACCATCTCGGCCCAGGACGCCACCATCGGCGAGCTGATCGCCGAGGCGATGGACCGGGTCGGCCGCGACGGTGTCATCACCGTCGAGGAGGGCTCGGCGATGCTGACCGAGCTCGAGGTCACCGAGGGTCTGCAGTTCGACAAGGGCTTCATCTCGCCGAACTTCGTGACCGACGCCGAGTCGCAGGAGGTCGTCCTCGAGGACGCGTTCATCCTGCTGACCACGCAGAAGATCTCCAGCATCGAGGAGCTGCTCCCGCTGCTGGAGAAGGTGCTGCAGGCCGGCAAGCCGCTGCTGATCGTCGCCGAGGACGTCGAGGGCCAGGCGCTCTCCACGCTCGTGGTGAACGCGCTCCGCAAGACCATCAAGGTCGCCGCGGTGAAGGCTCCGGGCTTCGGTGACCGCCGCAAGGCGATCCTGCAGGACCTCGCGATCGCGACCGGCGGCGAGCTGATCGCCCCCGAGCTCGGCTACAAGCTCGACCAGGTCGGCATCGAGTCGCTGGGCAGCGCCCGGCGGATCGTCGTCGACAAGGAGAACACCACGATCGTCGACGGCGGCGGCAACAAGGCCGACGTCACCGACCGGGTCGCCCAGATCCGCAAGGAGATCGAGGCCTCCGACTCCGACTGGGACCGGGAGAAGCTCCAGGAGCGTCTCGCGAAGCTCGGCGGCGGCATCGCGGTGATCAAGGTCGGCGCGGCCACCGAGGTCGAGATGAAGGAGCGCAAGCACCGCATCGAGGACGCCATCGCGGCGACCAAGGCGGCAGTCGAGGAAGGCACCGTCCCCGGTGGCGGCGCCGCTCTCGCGCAGGTCTCCAAGGAGCTCGAGGACAACCTCGGCCTCACCGGCGAGGAGGCCATCGGCGTCTCCATCGTGCGCAAGGCCCTGGTCGAGCCGCTGCGCTGGATCGCGCAGAACGCCGGGCACGACGGTTACGTCGTGGTCGGCAAGGTCGGCGAGCTGGGCTGGGGCCACGGCCTCAACGCGGCCACCGACGAGTACGTCGACCTGGCCGCGGCCGGCATCATCGACCCGGTGAAGGTGACCCGCAACGCGGTCTCCAACGCCGTCTCGATCGCCGCTCTGCTGCTCACCACGGAGAGCCTCGTGGTGGAGAAGCCGGCCGAGGCGGCCCCGGCCGCCGCGGGTGGCGGTCACGGGCACAGCCACGGTGGCCACGGCCACCAGCACGGCCCGGGCTTCTGA
- the groES gene encoding co-chaperone GroES, whose translation MPVTTATKVAIKPLEDRIVVQANEAETTTASGIVIPDTAKEKPQEGTVLAVGPGRIDDKGNRVPLDVKVGDVVLYSKYGGTEVKYAGEEYLVLSARDVLAVIEK comes from the coding sequence ATGCCCGTGACTACCGCGACCAAGGTTGCGATCAAGCCGCTCGAGGACCGCATCGTGGTCCAGGCGAACGAGGCTGAGACCACGACCGCTTCCGGCATCGTGATCCCCGACACCGCCAAGGAGAAGCCGCAGGAGGGCACCGTCCTCGCTGTCGGCCCCGGCCGGATCGACGACAAGGGCAACCGCGTCCCGCTCGACGTCAAGGTCGGCGACGTGGTCCTCTACTCGAAGTACGGCGGCACCGAGGTCAAGTACGCCGGCGAGGAGTACCTGGTGCTCTCCGCCCGCGACGTCCTCGCGGTCATCGAGAAGTAA
- a CDS encoding class I SAM-dependent methyltransferase, whose product MPVVTPELLSRLLTPAGAEALAVAAELGDAEPLAAASAVRARGIGAELAAAALTQASLRGRAAMKFGPDATRMFFTRPGLEQATRAEVAARRAARLAAAGARSMADLGCGLGTDAIAAARQGIRVHAVDADPLTAAVAAANAEALGLAGLITVECADATTVEVERYDAVFADPARRQAGRGRVFDPKSYSPPWDFVAALPDRVPLTALKLAPGIDHALLPPGAEGEWVSVGGDLVEAAFWCGPLAREPRRATLIKPGGVSELTGSGVAAAPVGPVGAYLYDPDPAVVRSHLVAEFAATVDGRLGDPEIAYVYTDDPVDTPFARRLGVTDVLPFSLKKLRTLLRERGIGRLEIRKRGSALVPDQLRKDLRLAGPNGAGLVLTRIDGAPVVLITTTA is encoded by the coding sequence ATGCCTGTCGTGACCCCTGAGTTGCTGTCTCGTCTGCTGACCCCCGCCGGAGCCGAAGCCCTGGCCGTGGCGGCCGAGCTCGGTGACGCCGAGCCACTCGCCGCCGCCTCGGCCGTGCGCGCCCGGGGCATCGGCGCGGAACTCGCCGCGGCCGCCTTGACCCAGGCTAGTTTGCGCGGCCGCGCGGCGATGAAATTCGGGCCGGACGCCACCCGGATGTTCTTCACCCGTCCGGGGCTGGAGCAGGCCACCCGGGCCGAGGTGGCCGCCCGGCGTGCCGCTCGTCTCGCCGCGGCGGGCGCTCGCTCGATGGCGGATCTCGGCTGCGGCCTCGGCACCGACGCGATCGCGGCGGCCCGGCAGGGCATCCGGGTGCACGCGGTCGACGCCGACCCGCTGACCGCAGCGGTCGCCGCCGCCAACGCCGAGGCGCTCGGCCTCGCCGGCCTGATCACGGTCGAGTGCGCGGACGCGACGACGGTCGAGGTGGAGAGATACGACGCGGTCTTCGCCGACCCGGCGCGGCGGCAGGCCGGGCGCGGCCGGGTGTTCGACCCGAAGTCCTATTCGCCGCCGTGGGACTTCGTGGCCGCGCTGCCGGACCGGGTGCCGCTGACCGCACTGAAGCTGGCGCCCGGCATCGATCACGCGCTGCTGCCGCCGGGCGCCGAGGGGGAGTGGGTCAGCGTCGGCGGCGATCTGGTCGAGGCGGCGTTCTGGTGCGGGCCGCTGGCGCGCGAGCCCCGGCGGGCGACGCTGATCAAGCCGGGCGGCGTCAGTGAGCTGACCGGCTCGGGAGTGGCGGCCGCGCCGGTGGGGCCGGTCGGCGCGTACCTCTACGACCCGGACCCGGCGGTGGTCCGCTCGCACCTGGTGGCCGAGTTCGCCGCGACGGTGGACGGCCGGCTGGGCGACCCGGAGATCGCCTACGTCTACACCGACGACCCGGTGGACACGCCGTTCGCCCGGCGGCTCGGTGTGACGGACGTGCTGCCGTTCTCGTTGAAGAAGCTGCGGACGCTGCTGCGCGAGCGGGGGATCGGCCGCCTGGAGATCCGCAAGCGCGGCTCGGCGCTCGTGCCCGACCAGCTGCGCAAGGACCTGCGGCTCGCCGGCCCGAACGGCGCCGGCCTGGTGCTGACCCGGATCGACGGCGCGCCGGTGGTGCTGATCACTACCACCGCGTGA
- the ybaK gene encoding Cys-tRNA(Pro) deacylase: protein MAKKAAGTPATVLLAAERVAHTLHPYEVSPDAPNYGALVAEFLGVEPARVFKTLIAEVDGKLVVGVVPVTGDLDLKALGQAAGGKRAVLADRAAAERSSGYVRGGISPLGQRRRLLTVIDDTAPGLELMYVSAGRRGLQVSLAPADLIRLTSATVAPIRG from the coding sequence ATGGCGAAGAAAGCGGCCGGCACGCCGGCCACCGTCTTGCTGGCCGCCGAGCGGGTCGCGCACACCCTCCATCCGTACGAGGTGTCGCCGGACGCCCCCAACTACGGCGCCCTGGTCGCCGAGTTCCTGGGTGTCGAGCCGGCCCGGGTCTTCAAGACGCTGATCGCCGAGGTCGACGGGAAGCTGGTGGTCGGCGTCGTGCCGGTGACCGGTGATCTTGACCTGAAAGCGCTCGGGCAGGCCGCCGGGGGCAAGCGCGCGGTCCTCGCCGACCGGGCCGCCGCCGAGCGCAGCAGCGGTTACGTCCGTGGCGGCATCAGCCCGCTCGGGCAGCGCCGCCGACTCCTCACCGTGATCGACGACACGGCGCCGGGCCTCGAACTGATGTACGTCTCGGCGGGCCGACGCGGCCTCCAGGTCTCCCTCGCGCCGGCCGATCTCATCCGCCTGACCAGCGCCACGGTGGCCCCCATCCGGGGCTGA
- a CDS encoding sugar ABC transporter substrate-binding protein → MRKGLFTLAAVGLLATGSMAACGSNEDGGDAGSGSTSGASAGKVGVILPDTKSSARWATADLKYLTDAFKAAGVEADIQNAQGDKTQFQTIADGMISSGVKVLMIVNLDSGTGKAVLDKAKAAGIATIDYDRLTLNGGADYYVSFDNVEVGKLQGQGLIDCLTEKKATKPVVAYLNGSPTDNNATLFKEGYDSILKPKFDANEYVKGPDQDVPDWDNVQGGTLFEQMLTTNKDIKGVLAANDGLGNAAIQVLKKNKLNGQVPVTGQDATVQGLQNILAGDQCMTVYKAIKDEADAASELAIALAKGQAPSSATGTVTDPESKKDVKSVLLKPQSITKANVKDVVADGFVTKEELCTADFAKACTDAGIS, encoded by the coding sequence ATGCGTAAGGGACTGTTCACCCTTGCCGCGGTCGGCCTCCTGGCCACCGGAAGCATGGCCGCGTGCGGCAGCAACGAGGACGGCGGCGACGCCGGAAGCGGCAGCACGAGTGGCGCGTCGGCCGGCAAGGTCGGTGTGATCCTGCCGGACACCAAGAGCTCCGCGCGCTGGGCGACCGCCGACCTCAAGTACCTCACCGACGCCTTCAAGGCGGCCGGTGTGGAGGCCGACATCCAGAACGCGCAGGGTGACAAGACCCAGTTCCAGACGATCGCGGACGGCATGATCTCCAGCGGCGTCAAGGTTCTGATGATCGTCAACCTGGACTCCGGCACCGGCAAGGCCGTGCTGGACAAGGCGAAGGCCGCGGGCATCGCGACCATCGACTACGACCGCCTCACCCTCAACGGCGGCGCCGACTACTACGTCTCCTTCGACAACGTCGAGGTCGGCAAGCTGCAGGGTCAGGGTCTGATCGACTGCCTCACCGAGAAGAAGGCGACCAAGCCGGTCGTGGCGTACCTGAACGGTTCGCCGACCGACAACAACGCCACCCTCTTCAAGGAGGGCTACGACTCGATCCTCAAGCCCAAGTTCGACGCCAACGAGTACGTCAAGGGCCCGGACCAGGACGTTCCGGACTGGGACAACGTTCAGGGCGGCACGCTCTTCGAGCAGATGCTGACCACGAACAAGGACATCAAGGGTGTCCTCGCCGCCAACGACGGTCTCGGCAACGCGGCCATCCAGGTGCTGAAGAAGAACAAGCTGAACGGCCAGGTCCCGGTCACCGGCCAGGACGCGACCGTCCAGGGTCTGCAGAACATCCTCGCCGGCGACCAGTGCATGACGGTCTACAAGGCCATCAAGGACGAGGCGGACGCCGCCTCCGAGCTGGCGATCGCCCTGGCGAAGGGCCAGGCGCCGAGCTCGGCGACCGGCACCGTCACCGACCCGGAGTCCAAGAAGGACGTCAAGTCGGTGCTGCTGAAGCCGCAGTCGATCACCAAGGCGAACGTGAAGGACGTGGTGGCGGACGGCTTCGTCACCAAGGAGGAGCTCTGCACCGCGGACTTCGCCAAGGCCTGCACCGACGCGGGCATCAGCTGA
- a CDS encoding ATP-binding cassette domain-containing protein — MTATPLLELRGIDKSFGPVQVLHDVGLNVYPGEVTALVGDNGAGKSTLVKCISGIYTIDAGTVTFDGKEVAIHSPRDASALGIEVVYQDLALCDNLDIVQNMFLGREKKSGVILDEATMEEMAGETLRSLSVRTVKSLRQLVSSLSGGQRQTVAIAKAVLWNSRVVILDEPTAALGVAQTAQVLELVRRLADNGLGVVLISHNMNDVFAVSDRIAALYLGRMAAQVKASDVTHSQVVELITGGRSGNLGLPPEKPSEFIDITPGEAQ, encoded by the coding sequence GTGACCGCGACACCCCTTCTGGAGCTGCGCGGGATCGACAAGAGCTTCGGTCCTGTCCAGGTCCTGCACGACGTCGGGCTGAACGTCTACCCGGGCGAGGTCACCGCCCTGGTCGGCGACAACGGCGCCGGTAAGTCCACGCTGGTCAAGTGCATCAGCGGCATCTACACCATCGACGCGGGCACGGTCACCTTCGACGGCAAGGAGGTCGCGATCCACTCCCCGCGCGACGCCTCCGCGCTGGGTATCGAGGTCGTGTACCAGGACCTCGCCCTCTGCGACAACCTGGACATCGTCCAGAACATGTTCCTCGGCCGGGAGAAGAAGTCGGGCGTCATCCTCGACGAGGCGACCATGGAGGAGATGGCCGGCGAGACCCTTCGCAGCCTGTCGGTGCGGACCGTCAAGTCGCTGCGCCAGCTCGTCTCCAGCCTCTCCGGTGGTCAGCGGCAGACCGTGGCGATCGCCAAGGCCGTCCTCTGGAACAGCCGGGTCGTCATCCTCGACGAGCCGACCGCCGCGCTCGGCGTGGCGCAGACCGCCCAGGTGCTCGAGCTGGTCCGCCGGCTCGCCGACAACGGCCTCGGCGTCGTGCTGATCTCGCACAACATGAACGACGTGTTCGCGGTCTCGGACCGGATCGCGGCGCTCTACCTCGGCCGGATGGCGGCCCAGGTGAAGGCCTCCGACGTCACCCACTCCCAGGTCGTCGAGCTGATCACCGGTGGGCGCAGCGGCAACCTCGGCCTTCCGCCCGAGAAGCCCTCGGAGTTCATCGACATCACGCCGGGAGAAGCCCAGTGA
- a CDS encoding sugar ABC transporter permease, protein MTTTTTTTAGGIQAVKPTVASHIRDYWGRVRGGDLGSLPAVLGLLVLALIFGVARSDTFLSALNFANLFTQGAQVVFIAMGLVFVLLLGEIDLSAGFASGVCGAVMAILLTNEGLPWYVAIPAAMLTGIVIGLVLGLLVAKLGIPSFVVTLAAFLGFQGVLLTMLKGGQNISITDEFVRSLNNDNLSVAWSWGLTIFAIAGYAAIQLNRFRSRNARNLIADPLGIVLLRIGGLAVLLIAATAVLTQERAINPAINSLKGVPIVVPIIAIAMIVWGFVLGRTTYGRHVYAVGGNAEAARRAGIAVDRIRISVFVICSFMASIGGILVVSRASSVDPNTGGSNILLYSVGAAVIGGTSLFGGKGKVINAVIGGAVIAVIDNGMGLMGFSSGQKYIFTGLVLLAAASVDALARRRASASGS, encoded by the coding sequence GTGACCACGACCACGACCACCACGGCCGGTGGGATCCAGGCCGTCAAGCCCACGGTCGCGAGCCACATCCGCGACTACTGGGGCCGGGTGCGCGGCGGCGATCTCGGCAGCCTTCCGGCCGTTCTCGGCCTGCTCGTCCTGGCGCTGATCTTCGGCGTGGCCCGCAGCGACACGTTCCTCAGCGCGCTCAACTTCGCGAACCTGTTCACCCAGGGTGCCCAGGTGGTCTTCATCGCCATGGGCCTGGTCTTCGTGCTGCTGCTCGGCGAGATCGACCTCTCCGCCGGTTTCGCCAGCGGCGTGTGCGGCGCGGTGATGGCCATCCTGCTCACGAACGAGGGCCTGCCCTGGTACGTGGCGATCCCGGCCGCGATGCTCACCGGCATCGTGATCGGCCTGGTGCTCGGCCTGCTCGTGGCGAAGCTCGGCATCCCGTCGTTCGTCGTCACCCTGGCCGCGTTCCTCGGTTTCCAGGGTGTGCTGCTGACCATGCTCAAGGGCGGTCAGAACATCTCGATCACCGACGAGTTCGTCCGTTCGCTGAACAACGACAACCTCTCGGTGGCCTGGAGCTGGGGCCTCACCATCTTCGCGATCGCCGGGTACGCGGCGATCCAGCTGAACCGCTTCCGCAGCCGGAACGCCCGCAACCTGATCGCCGACCCGCTCGGCATCGTGCTGCTGCGCATCGGCGGCCTCGCGGTGCTGCTCATCGCGGCGACCGCGGTGCTCACCCAGGAACGGGCGATCAACCCGGCGATCAACTCGCTCAAGGGCGTGCCGATCGTGGTGCCGATCATCGCGATCGCGATGATCGTCTGGGGCTTCGTGCTCGGCCGGACCACGTACGGCCGGCACGTCTACGCGGTCGGTGGCAACGCCGAGGCGGCCCGTCGCGCCGGCATCGCGGTGGACCGGATCCGCATCTCGGTCTTCGTGATCTGCTCGTTCATGGCCTCGATCGGCGGCATCCTCGTGGTCAGCCGGGCCAGCTCGGTCGACCCGAACACCGGTGGCAGCAACATCCTGCTCTACTCGGTCGGCGCCGCGGTCATCGGCGGGACCAGCCTCTTCGGTGGCAAGGGCAAGGTGATCAACGCGGTGATCGGTGGCGCGGTGATCGCCGTGATCGACAACGGCATGGGCCTGATGGGCTTCAGCTCCGGCCAGAAGTACATCTTCACCGGCCTGGTGCTCCTGGCGGCGGCGAGCGTCGACGCCCTGGCCCGGCGCAGAGCCTCCGCATCGGGAAGCTGA
- a CDS encoding ROK family transcriptional regulator: MRAGPTQEEVRRHNLGTLLRYVHVHGATSRAELTNRLGLNRSTIGALTAELISVGLVSEAAPRETGRAGRPSLVVRPESGRVYAYALSIEVDRLRAARVGLGGRILEQYETERPPGMSADDAVQPLARFVRQMRAGVPDDARCVGSGLAVAGMVRRADGVVRLAPTIGWVEEPVGEALLTELGESGRLTLGNHADVCALAEHSRGAAVDCDNVIYLYGDVGVGAGIVAGGHRVTGHGGYSGEVGHMVVNPYGRPCSCGSRGCWETEIGEHALLRVAGRADRTGKDAVLEVVDAAMRGDSQAQHALRQVGDWLGFGVGNLVNIFNPEVVIFGGTLRDVYLGAAAQIRSRLNAVGLPACREHVRLRTPELGADAALIGAAELAFEHLLDDPLLS, from the coding sequence ATGCGAGCCGGCCCCACCCAGGAAGAGGTACGCCGGCACAACCTCGGAACGCTGCTCCGGTACGTGCATGTGCACGGCGCCACGTCCCGGGCGGAACTGACGAACCGGCTCGGCCTCAACCGCAGCACCATCGGGGCCCTCACCGCCGAGCTGATCAGCGTCGGGCTGGTCAGCGAGGCGGCGCCACGCGAAACCGGCCGGGCCGGTCGACCCTCGCTGGTCGTCCGGCCCGAGTCCGGGCGGGTGTACGCCTACGCGCTCAGCATCGAGGTGGACCGGCTGCGCGCGGCGCGGGTCGGCCTCGGCGGGCGGATCCTGGAACAGTACGAGACCGAGCGCCCGCCCGGGATGAGCGCCGACGACGCGGTGCAACCCCTGGCCCGGTTCGTCCGGCAGATGCGCGCAGGGGTTCCGGACGACGCCCGCTGCGTGGGCAGCGGCCTGGCCGTGGCCGGCATGGTCCGGCGTGCGGACGGCGTGGTCCGGCTCGCCCCGACGATCGGCTGGGTCGAGGAACCGGTCGGCGAGGCGCTGCTCACCGAGCTCGGCGAATCCGGCCGTCTCACCCTCGGCAACCACGCCGACGTCTGCGCCCTGGCCGAGCACTCCCGGGGCGCCGCCGTGGACTGCGACAACGTCATCTACCTCTACGGGGACGTGGGAGTGGGCGCCGGGATCGTGGCCGGTGGGCACCGGGTCACCGGGCACGGCGGATACAGCGGCGAGGTCGGGCACATGGTGGTCAACCCGTACGGCCGGCCCTGTTCCTGTGGTTCGCGCGGCTGCTGGGAGACCGAGATCGGCGAGCACGCGCTGCTGCGGGTCGCCGGCCGGGCCGACCGCACCGGCAAGGACGCGGTGCTCGAGGTGGTCGACGCCGCGATGCGCGGGGACAGCCAGGCGCAGCACGCGTTGCGTCAGGTCGGCGACTGGCTCGGCTTCGGCGTCGGCAACCTGGTCAACATCTTCAACCCGGAGGTCGTGATCTTCGGGGGCACGCTCCGCGACGTCTACCTCGGGGCCGCCGCGCAGATCCGCAGCCGGCTCAACGCGGTCGGGCTGCCGGCCTGCCGCGAGCACGTCCGGCTGCGCACGCCCGAGCTCGGCGCCGACGCGGCCCTGATCGGCGCGGCCGAGCTGGCGTTCGAACACCTGCTGGACGATCCGCTGCTGTCCTGA